A genomic segment from Corythoichthys intestinalis isolate RoL2023-P3 chromosome 2, ASM3026506v1, whole genome shotgun sequence encodes:
- the sike1 gene encoding suppressor of IKBKE 1, which translates to MACTLEKVLGDARTLLERLKEHDTAAEGLIEQSGALSQRVQSMKEVGNALPDKHTEDTSEVQEMIKYKPHVLLTQENTQIKELQQENKELWLSLEEHQYTLELIMGRYRKQMLQMMMVKEEMDTKPVLTLHEDHAKEVQTQVERICEMGQVMRRAVQVDDQRYCSIREKLAQLEIENKELRDLLAISKDSMAAAREESTQLATSTHENNPQLESND; encoded by the exons ATGGCCTGCACTTTAGAGAAAGTATTGGGAGATGCACGGACTCTGCTGGAGAGGTTAAAGGAGCACGACACCGCCGCTGAGGGTCTCATCGAGCAGTCCGGGGCTCTCAGTCAGAGGGTGCAGAGCATGAAAGAGGTGGGAAATGCTCTTCCAGACAAG CATACAGAAGACACTTCAGAGGTCCAAGAGATGATCAAGTACAAGCCTCATGTCCTTTTGACTCAGGAGAATACTCAAATCAAGGAGCTCCAGCAGGAAAATAAAG AGCTCTGGTTGTCTCTTGAAGAGCATCAATACACATTAGAGCTGATCATGGGTCGTTACCGAAAGCAGATGCTCCAGATGATGATGGTGAAGGAAGAGATGGACACAAAGCCTGTTCTTACACTGCACGAGGACCATGCAAAA GAAGTGCAGACCCAGGTGGAGCGAATATGCGAGATGGGCCAAGTGATGAGACGGGCCGTGCAGGTGGATGATCAGCGCTACTGTTCCATTAGAGAGAAGCTTGCCCAGCTCGAG ATTGAGAATAAGGAGCTACGAGACCTCTTGGCCATCAGCAAAGACTCAATGGCAGCAGCGAGGGAGGAAAGCACGCAGCTTGCAACATCAACACATGAAAACAATCCCCAGCTAGAGTCCAATGATTGA
- the micos10 gene encoding MICOS complex subunit MIC10 has protein sequence MSEKELGKKWDRCLADGVIKLGTGLGLGIVFSVIFFKRHTWPITLGSGMGLGMAYANCQNDLRLHYLLPKKDQ, from the exons ATGTCTGAGAAAGAGCTGGGGAAAAAGTGGGACCGATGCCTCGCGGATGGTGTCATCAAGCTTG GCACAGGTCTGGGTTTGGGAATTGTGTTTTCTGTCATCTTCTTCAAAA ggcacacATGGCCCATTACGTTAGGCTCAGGAATGGGCCTTGGCATGGCATATGCCAATTGTCAGAATGACTTGAGGTTACATTACTTGCTGCCTAAAAAG GACCAGTAG
- the htr6 gene encoding 5-hydroxytryptamine receptor 6, whose amino-acid sequence MSDSFRSFNNSFPSTSTWSISGAGPWLLAFLLTIIILATVCGNVLLIVLVFAHRSLRCTSNCFLVSLFLSDLMVALVVMPPAMLNVLCGAWVLWPAFCPIWLCFDVMCCSASILNLCVISLDRYIFIISPLRYKQRMTLPRALLLVGAAWGLAALASFLPIEMKWHSLGRSSEHPLGPGGGSTNNSSYSDLLYPASSFHLHGLHFQCRLKATLPFALVATLLTFFLPSSAICFTYCRILLAARRQAKRVAALSHPPHPHPSLGEPSRPPSLGDGDDCSHQDAPVPQNLPPSVNSERHLAHRQGRRALKASLTLGVLLGLFFFTWLPFFITNMAEAVCDCVPLALFDAITWLGYCNSTMNPIIYPLFMRDFKRALGKIFPCSSSRVPRQLSPALSLSLRNSVEPNICSDPPSPQASDTTPPPATATDAVNLLDAEHAEIELPILLPNQVVTQGLNE is encoded by the exons ATGTCTGACTCATTCAGAAGCTTCAACAATAGCTTTCCAAGTACCAGCACTTGGAGCATCAGTGGTGCTGGTCCCTGGTTGCTAGCCTTCCTGTTGACTATTATCATCCTTGCCACTGTGTGCGGCAACGTGTTGCTCATTGTGTTGGTTTTTGCCCACCGTTCTTTGCGGTGCACCTCCAACTGCTTTTTAGTGTCCCTGTTTCTATCGGACCTCATGGTGGCACTGGTAGTAATGCCCCCTGCCATGCTCAATGTGTTGTGTGGGGCCTGGGTACTGTGGCCAGCCTTCTGCCCCATCTGGCTCTGCTTTGACGTCATGTGCTGCAGCGCCTCCATTCTTAACCTGTGCGTGATCAGTCTGGACCGCTATATTTTCATCATCTCACCACTGCGCTACAAACAGAGGATGACTTTGCCTAGGGCGCTGCTGCTGGTCGGAGCTGCTTGGGGGCTTGCAGCGCTCGCTTCATTCCTACCTATCGAAATGAAGTGGCACAGCTTAGGCCGCTCGAGCGAGCATCCTTTGGGTCCGGGAGGCGGGAGTACCAACAATAGCTCTTACTCGGACTTGCTGTATCCGGCATCCTCCTTTCATCTCCACGGTCTTCACTTTCAGTGCCGATTGAAGGCCACCTTGCCCTTCGCTCTGGTGGCAACTTTGCTCACCTTCTTTCTGCCCTCTAGTGCCATCTGCTTTACCTATTGTCGAATTCTTCTGGCAGCTCGTAGACAAGCCAAAAGGGTCGCAGCCCTGAGCCATCCACCGCACCCTCATCCATCACTCGGGGAACCATCTCGGCCTCCTTCACTTGGGGATGGAGATGATTGCAGTCACCAGGATGCCCCAGTACCACAGAATTTACCA CCATCAGTGAACAGTGAGCGTCACCTAGCTCACAGACAGGGGCGGAGGGCACTGAAGGCCAGTCTGACGCTTGGAGTTCTCCTGGGGCTCTTCTTCTTCACCTGGCTACCTTTTTTCATCACTAACATGGCCGAG GCAGTGTGCGACTGTGTCCCCCTGGCACTCTTCGATGCTATTACATGGCTGGGCTACTGCAACAGCACCATGAATCCCATCATCTACCCGCTCTTCATGAGGGACTTCAAGCGAGCACTTGGGAAAATCTTTCCCTGTTCCTCCTCACGGGTGCCAAGACAACTCTCGCCGGCACTGTCCCTGTCCCTCCGCAACTCAGTAGAACCCAACATCTGCAGCGATCCCCCATCCCCTCAGGCTTCAGACACAACACCTCCACCTGCCACCGCCACCGATGCTGTGAATTTGCTGGATGCCGAGCATGCTGAAATTGAACTGCCTATTCTTCTCCCTAATCAGGTAGTCACGCAAGGTCTCAATGAGTAA